DNA from Chloroflexaceae bacterium:
GCTGGCGCTGGTGCTGATGCTGAGCATCGCGGTGGGGGTAATGGCCTACCAGGCGCCTCCCGCGGGCCGCGTACAGATCGGCTGGATCGGTGATCGCCTGTTTCTCGATGCCACCTCCGGCCTTGACGCGGGCGCCGCGGAGCGAGGCGAGTTTTTCGCCGATGATCTGACGCCTGACTCGCCCACGCTGCGTAGCCGCTGGACGCGCCAGAACGCGCGGATCACGCTGCCCAACATCGGCGCCGGGGCCGACCTGGAACTTGCCCTTACCGTGCAGGGCTGGCCCGCCGATGTGGTCGGCGTGGAAGTGACGCAGCCCACGGTTACTGTGAGCGCCGATGGAACGCCCATCGGCAGCTTCCAGCCGACATCCGCCTGGGCGACCTATCGCTTCCGGGTGCCGGCTACGGCGCGGCAGGGCGGCGACCTGACCGTGACGCTGGCCAGTTCGCACACCTTCACCGATACGCTGCGCTTTGGCCCCGATCCGCGCCCCAAGGGGGTGCGACTGGCCGAGGTACAGGTGCGCGCCGCCGATCAACTGACGGCCGTGTACCCGCCGGCCTGGCGCGCCGTGGTCTTGCTGGCCCTGGGTGGCAGCTTGCTCTACCTCATCCTGACGCGCCTCCTGGTCAGGCCAGCAGCAATCTACACGGTGACGGTTCTGGGGATTGGCCTGGCCGGGGTGGGGCTGGCCTACGCGCGGATCTGGATGGGCGCGGCGTTGAGCGTGGCCCTCATCGTGCTGACGGGCGTGTTGCTGGCGGCCTGGCACGGGCCGATCCTGGCCCACGCCCGCGCCCTGGTGCGCCGGTACACCTACGGACGCGCCCTGGGCTACGGGCTGGTCGCGGCGGCGCTGGCGTTGCTCGTACACGCCCTGACACAGTTCTTCGCCTGGATGGGGGCCTTCGGGCGCCCGCTCTTCTGGGCGATCTTTCCCGACTCGTTGCTCTACGCTCTGCTGGGAAGCGGCTTGCTGCTGCTGGTGATCCTGCTGGGGCGCGAGGGACTGCCGCGCCTGGCCGAGGGCCTGGTGGCCGCCATCGGCTCGAGTCGGGGGGCGCTGCTGCTGTTGAGCCTGTTCGGGACGATCTGGATCGGCTATGCCGCGCTGGTAGTGAGCCGGATGCCGTATGTGGGCCACGCAGATTACTCCGACAACGCCGTGGTGGCCCGCAACCTGGTGGCCGGGCGGGGCTGGGTGGTAGACTACGTGACGCAGTTCTACCGGCTCAACGATGGCCTGACGCGTCCGCAGGAGACCTGGCCGCTGCTGCAACCGGTATGGATCGCGCCGTTCTTCCTCATCTTCGGGTCGAGCAGTTGGGCGGCCAAGATCCCTAATCTGCTGTTCGATGCCATCTTGCTGATCCTGGTCTACCACATCGGGGCGTGGTTCTGGGATCGGCGGGTCGGGCTGGTGGCGGCGGTCTTTGTACTGACGAATTACCTGTTCTTCCGCCTGACAATTTATGCCACCAGCGATCTGGCCTTTGTGGTGTTCAGCCTGGGGGCCCTGTACGCCCTCTACCGCGGCCAGACGCCGGCAGCGGGCGCGGGGGCCTCGGAGACGGTCGCGGATTTGCCTGCCGCGACCTCGACCCTCACCCCCCCGCTCGCGCGCGGGCGAGGGGGGAACCGGGCATTCCAATGGCCCGGATGGCGAATGCGACACAATGATATGCCAGAAAACTCTATACTGGTGAAACGGGAGGGCCGGGGTGCGCCGCTGGCGACGCGAGGGGCGTGGGGCTGGCTGGCGCTTTCGGGGGCGCTGACGGGACTGATGATGCTTCAGAAGCCCTCGGGGGCGATGATTGCGCTGGGGATGGGGCTGTGGTTCCTGGGGCAACGCTGGCCGGGGAGCCGGGTGGCGCTGCGGCGGGCGATGCACCCGGCGGGCGTGGCGCGCCTGCTGGGACCGGTGGCCCTCTGGAGCGCGCTGGCGCTGCTGGTGCTCTCGCCGTATCTGGCGCGCAATATGCGCCTGTTTGGCCAGCCGGTGTATTCAACGGAACGCTACGATGCGTGGGTCCTGGGCTACCTGGGGTCTAGCGGGGATGCGTGGGAGGAGATCTACCGCGTGTTCACTCCGGAACTGGGAGGACCAGGACTGCCTGATCGGAGCTGGATCCTGCGCTGGGGTTTCGACAAGACTCTGGCCAAGCTGGCGACGCAGGTGGAGGAGTGGCGCGACTACGTGATGCCGGTGTGGCACGGGCTTCCCGCCGGCGCGGAGTGGCTGTTCAGCGACAACGAACGCAAGAACCTGGCTTCGGACATAGGGGCCTGGCTGGCCTTGATCGGGGCGATCGGGGCGCTGCGCTTCCGTCCGCGACTGCTGGGTCTGCTGGTGAGCGCGTTCACGCCGTACACCGTGTTTATGCTCACCTACTGGCGCGCGGATGAACACCGCTACTGGGTGATGCTCATCCCGTGGATGGCCCTGTTCGGGGCCTGGGCGCTGTGGGCCGGGTACGACAAACTGGCCGCGCTGGGCGACCGGCGCTGGGCGCCGCTGGGTCTGATCCTGGTGGCGGCGATCGTGAGCGGGGTGACGGGCTTTTCGCGGCCCGACATCGCCAACAAAGTGCGCTACGAGCCGCAGGTCTGGGCGCCGGATCTGGCGGCCTATGCCTGGCTGGAGGCGCACACTCCGGAGGGAACGGCGGTGATGACGCGCGTGCCCTGGCAGTTGAACTGGCACACCCGCCGCCCGGCAGTGATGATCCCAAACACGGCTGACCGAGCGTTGCTGCTGTGGATCGCTCGCTACTACGGAGCGGAGTACCTGGTATTGGAGAACCAGCAGCGGGTCAAGGGCGACGCCGGACGGCTGCTGGCGCCGTTGATGGATCACGATAATCAGGTGGGCGATGTGGTCGAGGGCTTTGAGCTGGTGTACGCCAGCCCGACGCCGGATTTTCGCGCCTTTATTTACCGCATCCCGGACCGGTAGGCGCAGTGCGGGTCGTCTCAGCTATGCGCGTTTTGATGCTGGCGACGTCGTTTCCCAAGTGGCCCGGCGAGACGACGGCGCCCTTTATTGAAGAAATTGCCGCCGGAGTCGCGGCGCGGGGGCACGCGGTGACCCTGCTGTTGCCGTACCATCCCGAGTTGCGGCGCGGGGCCGAGGTGCGCGGGGTGCGCCTGCGCTGCTTCCACTACGCGCCGCATCCCGCGCTGAACATCTGGGGCTACGCCCAGTCGTTGCTGAGCGATACGCAGATCAAACGCCGGACGCTGCTCGCGGCGCCGTTCGCGGTGAGCGCCTCGCTGGGGGCCGTGCTGCGAGAACTGCAGGCGGCGCGGGCGGCAGGCCGGCCCTACGACCTGGTGCAGGCCCACTGGGTCCTGCCCAACGGCCCTCCCGCGGCCCTGGCCAGTCTGGGGACGCCGCTGGTGGTGAGCCTGCACGGCAGCGACATCTACCTGGCCGAGCGCCACTGGTCGCTGGCGCTCGCGGCGGCGGGGGCCTTCCGCGCGGCTACGGCGGTCACCGCGTGCAGCGGCGATCTGCGCGCCCGCAGCGTGCGCCTGGGCGCGGCGCCGGGCCGCAGCCACGTGATCCCCTATGGCGTCAATACGCGGCAATTTCGCCCCGATCCGGCACGTCGGGCCGCCGTGCGGGCCGAACTCGGCCTGGGGCCGGAGGCGCCCCTGGTGCTCGGGCTGGGGCGCCTGGTGGCGAAGAAGGGTTTCAACGTGCTGCTCGACGCCTGGCCCGCCGTTCTACGCGCCATACCCGAAGCCACGCTGGTGATCGCTGGCTACGGCGATCAGCGCGAGCGTCTGGAACGGCAGGCGGCGGCCCTGGGTCTGGCGAGCAGCGCGCGGTTCATCGGGCGGCTGGAACGGGAGCGCGCTGCAGCTTATGTTGCCGCCGCCGATGTGTTTGCCCTGCCCATCGTGCGGGATGGAGTGGATGGGCTGCCCAATGTGCTGCTGGAGGCCATGGGCGCCGGGCGGGCAGTGGTTGCCTCAGGGGTCGCCGGCGTGCCCGATGTGGTTGAAGACGGCATTCACGGGCTGGTCGTGCCGGAGCGCAACCCGGCGGCCCTGGCCGCGGCGATTGTTCGGTTGCTGGCCGATCCGGAGCTGGCGCGCCGGCTGGGCGCGGCGGCCCGGGCCCGCGTCGAGCGCGAGTTGACCTGGGAACGAACCGCCGAGCGGTTTGAAGCGGTGTTTCGGCTGGCAGTGGGCATGGAACGGGCGGTGGTGGGGGGAATGTCCTCACCCTCCCCCTGAACCCTCCCTCTCCACCGCAGGCGAAGAGGTGCGCCATGCGCGGCAAGACGGGGGAGGGTGAGGATCGGCGCCTCTGGCCGCCTGCAACCTGATGTTAGCTGCAACCCGGTGAGTTGCGCCCCAGGAAGCTGTCGCTTCCCCACATCTCTGGTCGCTTCATCGAAACACGTGCAAAGGAGAAGGAGATGCGGCGCCTGATCGCCTGTCTGCTGACGGCGGCGCTCACGGCAGGAGCGCTGTTGCTGTGGCAAAACTGGAACCAGCCTCCCTCGCCTGCGAAGCGCCTGGGAATTGTCCAGTTTTATGATCAGGGGATCCCCCTGTCGTTCGAACAGCGCCACCAACTGGTGGAACGTCTGGCGCAACAGGACCTTGAGGAAGATTGGACCCTCTTCACCAACAGTAACGACGTTACTGATTTGCTGCTGGATGGCGATAGCGTCTGGGCGACGACAACCAGCGGCATGGTGCGCTGGGACGCGCGCACCGGAGCATACGTGAAACTGACCCCGGAGAATGGTCTACAAGATGAACTGCGCGCGATCGCGCTGGGGCCTGACGGGTCCCTCTGGATAAGAGGAAGCGCCGCCGGCATTCAGCGTCTGGCCTCCGACGGGCGGTGGCAAGATGTGTGGAGACCGTGGATAGATATGGGTAAACAGCGGAGGGAAGATAGCATCCGTCCAGCGGAGCCTATCTCGAATTTTGTAACGGGACCGGGCCGAACCTTGTGGTTCTCGTTGGATTATGGGGTTGCGCGCCTGGAATTCGAGGTAATGGGGGTTCAGAGAGACTTCGTCGTCTGGGAGGAATTTATTCCCCTGGCTGATCGAGGCGTGACCCTGGACGATGCCGTGCTGACCAATCTGACGACCCAGACCATTGCTATAGCTCCAGATGAAGCCCTCTGGTTTGGTGGATCGGGCGGCGCCACGCGTCTGGATGCCAGAACATCCTCCGCGAAGGAACGCTGGCGCGGCTATGCCATGCGCTCGAGTGTGACGGCCATCGCCTTTGAGCCAGATGGGGCGGTGTGGTTCGGAACCAACGGCGGGTTGAGCCGGCTCGGAAGCGACGGACGCTGGCAGACGTTTACGAAAGAGGATGGTCTGGCCGACGACCTGATCCAGGCGCTCGCCATCGAGGCTAACGGGACGATATGGGCCGCCACGGCGAATGCCGGGGTAATCCGGAGAGGCCGTGATGGACAGTGGTCAACGTATACGACGGAAGACGGCCTGGCTGACAACGATGTGCGCGTTATTAAAATCGGGGAGGATGGGAGCGTCTGGTTCGGCACGCGCGGGGGGATCAGCCGGTTGGAACCGACTGGCCGATGGCGAACCTACGTTACTCAGGAC
Protein-coding regions in this window:
- a CDS encoding glycosyltransferase family 39 protein, producing the protein MPQMRLVSRRDRVGLLLSKARMGLADLQPEALPGRATSPPFVRWLGGWGLTLALVLMLSIAVGVMAYQAPPAGRVQIGWIGDRLFLDATSGLDAGAAERGEFFADDLTPDSPTLRSRWTRQNARITLPNIGAGADLELALTVQGWPADVVGVEVTQPTVTVSADGTPIGSFQPTSAWATYRFRVPATARQGGDLTVTLASSHTFTDTLRFGPDPRPKGVRLAEVQVRAADQLTAVYPPAWRAVVLLALGGSLLYLILTRLLVRPAAIYTVTVLGIGLAGVGLAYARIWMGAALSVALIVLTGVLLAAWHGPILAHARALVRRYTYGRALGYGLVAAALALLVHALTQFFAWMGAFGRPLFWAIFPDSLLYALLGSGLLLLVILLGREGLPRLAEGLVAAIGSSRGALLLLSLFGTIWIGYAALVVSRMPYVGHADYSDNAVVARNLVAGRGWVVDYVTQFYRLNDGLTRPQETWPLLQPVWIAPFFLIFGSSSWAAKIPNLLFDAILLILVYHIGAWFWDRRVGLVAAVFVLTNYLFFRLTIYATSDLAFVVFSLGALYALYRGQTPAAGAGASETVADLPAATSTLTPPLARGRGGNRAFQWPGWRMRHNDMPENSILVKREGRGAPLATRGAWGWLALSGALTGLMMLQKPSGAMIALGMGLWFLGQRWPGSRVALRRAMHPAGVARLLGPVALWSALALLVLSPYLARNMRLFGQPVYSTERYDAWVLGYLGSSGDAWEEIYRVFTPELGGPGLPDRSWILRWGFDKTLAKLATQVEEWRDYVMPVWHGLPAGAEWLFSDNERKNLASDIGAWLALIGAIGALRFRPRLLGLLVSAFTPYTVFMLTYWRADEHRYWVMLIPWMALFGAWALWAGYDKLAALGDRRWAPLGLILVAAIVSGVTGFSRPDIANKVRYEPQVWAPDLAAYAWLEAHTPEGTAVMTRVPWQLNWHTRRPAVMIPNTADRALLLWIARYYGAEYLVLENQQRVKGDAGRLLAPLMDHDNQVGDVVEGFELVYASPTPDFRAFIYRIPDR
- a CDS encoding glycosyltransferase family 4 protein, whose protein sequence is MRVLMLATSFPKWPGETTAPFIEEIAAGVAARGHAVTLLLPYHPELRRGAEVRGVRLRCFHYAPHPALNIWGYAQSLLSDTQIKRRTLLAAPFAVSASLGAVLRELQAARAAGRPYDLVQAHWVLPNGPPAALASLGTPLVVSLHGSDIYLAERHWSLALAAAGAFRAATAVTACSGDLRARSVRLGAAPGRSHVIPYGVNTRQFRPDPARRAAVRAELGLGPEAPLVLGLGRLVAKKGFNVLLDAWPAVLRAIPEATLVIAGYGDQRERLERQAAALGLASSARFIGRLERERAAAYVAAADVFALPIVRDGVDGLPNVLLEAMGAGRAVVASGVAGVPDVVEDGIHGLVVPERNPAALAAAIVRLLADPELARRLGAAARARVERELTWERTAERFEAVFRLAVGMERAVVGGMSSPSP